CTAAAGTTTTTGGAATGGATGGATAAATATCTTTGCTTTAAGCTAGCACGCACAAAAGCACACATACAAAATAAACTCATAAGGATCTTCTCCATTTTTGTAAATCTCAAGGTGCAtacagttttattttatttaagaatgATGTTAAggatattacaaaatttataaattgatttgTCACCAACCAAAAGAAGTGATTTAAACatttacttattgagttgttgAAGTCCACCAATTACGTTCActttttttagtgaaatttgTAGTAACTTCAGCAATTTTCTTCACTTAAATTAGTTACCATTGATTATCagtttttaatgagattttaaATAAAGCAACACTTTATAAAGTTATATAAAACCTTGACATTTGTAGAAGCTAAATGTTTATCAATCATCATAAAATAACCTATATCCATTTGTAGGAGAATTCtaccacactttttttttttttcatacttacATAAATCTAAAGTGTAAATATAAGATATtcacttattcaacaatatacatttttaataaaagggaAATAATTAGCACATACCGTATACACacgattgtttttaattaaaattgttaatcattgctaaaaaaaataacttcaaaGTAAAATTGCCTCATATTTAATAGATGAACAACTAAGATGAGGTAGTTCACATGATCTATATTATTTGTAATAGTTGTCTCTCTCAACCTATTCAAACTAGGTATATACTAAATAGGAAATATGTTATGCATTGGATATATACATCCTCCTAATAGTGGACTTACAATCATGTAAAACCTAAGTAGTGGGAGGAGGAAAAAGCATATGTTTGAGATAACTATTGGCCAAATAGCATAAGCACTCCAAGAAAAGGGTTAAAAAGGTATAAATCGGATTTTGTTTACTGCAGGGAGCATCCACGACTTGCTACGTCGCACTCCACCCAAATCTGAAAGGTGTTACTGGAAAGTACTATCTGGACTGCAATGAGATGCAACCAAGTGCGTCTGCAAGAGATACAGTGTTGGCTAAAAACCTCTGGGACTTCAGCAACAAGTTGGTTTCTTCAGGTGCAAAACCTTGAAAATATATAGCTGCTCTGCTTGTTTggtaatatattaatatatctCCCTTGTCAACAGTATATGACAAGGCAGtcccagttttttttttttttttttaattatatattgttattttggTGTGGGTGAAAGATTCACCCAAATATATGTACTTCGTTCATAAGGATTTCATGCCATTGGCTATATTGTTATTCTTatctaaatctcttatttaagaATTTTCAGTTCCCCCATTACCAAGTTCATTTTTAATGCAAGTTTTGATGCATCAATATTCACTAATTATGTATACCATTGTAACGTGCACCTTTTCTAAATAGAcagtataatattttttggcaGCCGACCCCATCCACCAGAACCACAATTTGTTGGATAATTCAATGTTATTCATATTCACCTTGCACCTTGACAAGCTATACTCTCAAATAATCTTATTTTCGTTTGTGAATTACTTATTTTCAATAGCTTAGTTACATAATtgagcaaaaaaattaaaattaaaattatttgaaataaaattgagaTAAAAAGTAATTTGCACCTTGCAAACAGTAAATAAAACAACTGGCTTTTCCAATATTTCATTGGAAATTAACTGGATAGATTATAGTTGCTTACAATTACATCAAggccctaaatatatataaagtttggaagctatcaaaattttcataaatatttggCAAAATCCCAAAGCTATATGACAACGAGAGTgcttcaaattttcaatcaccaaaatttttaaaaaaaaattatatagttgaAACTAAAATTGGTTACCATGACGGCTGCAACTGCAAGTGAgatcttcccaaaaaaaaaaatcgaaaatcTCCAAACGAGACTCACATCACCACCGTCTATCACAAACTGATCAACCAATCAACGGtgtgaatttcttttttctctttaatcgGGTCTACAAGATTAATGGGCCTGATCCTGCTCCCAAAGGCCCACGGCCCGGACCAAACAAGCGGAGCCAGCAACCACAACAGCCGCAAAGACCGGAGGGACAATCAAATCAACCTTGGACTTAACGAACAGATGAGCTGGCAAGCAGAGAATCTCTCCCGCCACATCTAACGGCAACCTAACGGACCCTTCCGTCTGGCACAGCTTCGAGAACCGAGACGTCGAAGATATCGCCGACACAAAGGCCACTTCTGGCGCGAACGAAGCCACCGCTACCGTTAACGTTAGGATGGTTGTCCACGTGGCCGCATATATAAGCAGTGGCCTCCGGGAGCTGAGGTTCGAGAGAATTGAGGTGAGTAGAGGAAGAAACATGGTCTTTgttttcgtttttgtttttgtttgtgtttgtatgtTAACGTTGGAATTGTGAAGGAAAGAGTAATGGGGTTTGGGACTCTGGGttttttacataattatatGATGTTATTATATGAATTTGGAGATGAGGAAGTGAACCTAACCacaactgcttttttttttttttgttggtgataTTGGTAGTTTAggtagaagagagagagagtgagagagagagaatcatatCTATGTTGACTAAGAAGGACTGCGTGGGGTTGGGTTCGGTTAGGTTAAATAGGAGAGCGACTCCATTGACGAGAAAATTTGTGTACATtggaatataatatatatatatatatacacgtgtCAATATGGTATGGGAGTGGAAAGTTCCACTTTGCGAGTGATTGAGAATGTCGATTGACAAGTCAAGCACTGAAGTTCGGTCTCCTCCATTATAAGAATGTTTAGGGTTGAATTTACCAAtgcaatttttgtttgtttctcgaGATATTCTTGAGTTACATTCATTACATATAATGTACCCATTTTCATACTaggtatttatatttttcttaaggaTATTTATATTCAACAAAAGAGCAGGTTTTGCTGCATTGAAAAGTagcaaaatctaataaataaatacccCTTTAACTAAAAATTGCTCATGTTAATGCGAGACGTGCTAATGATTTATCAGTGTAAATGGAGGATATTTTTCAACAACTCAATCATGTTTTGTTAACCAATTAAacaaataactttttaattgaaaattgcTCATAACATGCAAGACATGTTATCGATTTATTAGTGTAGATGGAGGATATTTTTCAACAACTCAATCATGTTTTGATAGCTGAttatggttgaatttttttaaaattaaagtcccaagttttcttctaaaaaaaaatataaaaaaaaaaccgacGGTGAGAAGTACTCctaaaattcaaatacaagaaaattttgaaaatgacaTTACTAAAAAATTCAATGTGAAATAGGAATATCAAATTTGTATGCCAACAAATTAGAACCGTAACAGGAGGAGATGATTAAAACCTATTCTCCCACCTTGGGTGGGCCAACAACTTTAACCATTGATAACTACTTCATCATCTCTCCCAGAAATTGTTACAAGAGGTTGGTATACAGCTTTTCATCCTAAACGCATTACGGCACAAGGCATTTGTGCACATTCTTTCAAATTTTACATTTCACAACAACAAATTGTGAAAGAATAGGTATTGCACGCATTAATGGAGCATATTAACACACGAATGAAATGAGCAACTATGATTTTATGAGCTACACCGATTTCACGAACTGGAGGAGGAAAATGCTTTCTCTACTTTGAGAGTTAAAACCAGGAATCCAGCATACGAGATGCAGAGGGCAGCAAGCATAATCACCAGCATTGCCTTCAATGAGATGTATGGACTCAGGAAGAATACAACTGCAATGGAAGCACTCTGCCAGACTTTGAGCTGTGCAAATGCCCCTTCCTGTACAGAAATTGTGATCATAAATCCAGATCATAACACCTCGCTAGAACTTCAGGTGCAATAATGAGAAATCAAATGAAGTGATAAATGCGAGCGGTCTCATAGAAAACATGACGGAGCAAAAAATGTGTCTCATGCGTAAGTGTAAGTTGTGGAACAAATTTAGAAGTGCAAGCAAATATAGTATTGATATGTGAATATAGATACAGAAGAATTAGCAATGAGAAATTTTGcataaatattatgaaatatGGAAATATTTACCAActctaaaaaaagtaaaaataaagaaGTGCACTCTTTTGAGCattaaatgataataaaatgtGGATGAAACCTAGAAGACCTgaattaacaaagaaaaatgagatacaTGCAGTCAAGATGTGAGTTCAGCATTAACACCTTATCCTGCTATGTATGGTGAGAATACAAGGATAAAAGTTACCCCAGAGGAGTAAAACATCAAAGGTGCACCCATGCATCTATACACACGCACATACACAAAGGCTTATCAGTTATCACATATAATTATGTACCATATCATGCTTGAAGAGTATCCCAAGCAAAGCACTAAGCTGTGTATTAAATACTCCATCACCAATGCCCAAAATGGCAGCCATGAGAAGTGGGTACATAATGCCAAGTACTCCGCTAGTTAACCTGAACCATGACATGGAAAAATAAGGTGTAAGCAACATAAGTATGGCTTCAAAATACTCATTACAACAAAAAGCTTGAGTTTGAAGAAACCTTAGTAACCTAAAGTGCTTATTGCTTACCTGTATGCTAGTAGAAGCCAAAGGAATACGATAGCCTGAATAGAGGCTCCACCAGAAACTATCAAAGTGATAGACTTAGGACCAGAGGTAAGTCGACCAGCAGCCAATGAACACTGGCACAAGTTCCAACAACAAATTTGACTATAAATACCAATGATTTAATTAAACTATCTATATAACAAGTTTGTCTACACAACAATTCCGCACTTCCAACATGGCATGTGAGAACTTGCCACTTAACACCAAGATTGAGCTTTTAAATtcaatacaaagaaaaattaaattttgcttttgAAAAGATTTCTTTGAGATTGCAACACATATTGCAAGTAAAAATTGTTATAACAACTGAGTTCCGCATCATGTTAGATATCAGATCACAGGAAAAGGCACAGCTGCTACTCGTgcattaaaaaagaattatattacTATAAAGGTGGTAACTGTATTGCAACAACATCATAATTGCTAACAGAGATAGAAAACTCAGAACAATTTGCTCTCTCTTACTTCTGAGGACAAAAGTTGTTTCTTTCACCTCATAATAAAGGGAAAGCTGTGCAAAATATGAGAAATACGAAACAACCAATTTACTAATCGGCATGCTACTTCAGTTGAACTGGAATGAAAGGTAAAGAACCACATGTTTCTGCATTCTTGTACTTACTATTGCATCAAAAGCTCCATATACCGCCATTGCACCACCCACACCAGACTCACCAAGTGCTGGGGTTACAATATCCTTGGTGAATTCAGCCCTAAGATATAACAATCCATCTTAATAAGAGAAATTGGAAGGGAACATATAAATTGACACTAGAATGGCAATGAGAAAGTATATCAAAAGTTAACCTAGTAATTACCATACAAATGCTTGTTGTAATCCTGAATATGCAATAAGGGGAATGACCAGTAGCATCCGTACATCAAACAAAGGATTAATTACTGACTTTGACAAAGATACCAAATTAGAGTAAAAGCTGACAGATGAATCTGGTTGCCGACTCTCTCCTTCATCAGTCTTTTTTGTTAAGAAGCACATAAGTATGGTACCTAAGGTCATACTGCAAAGAAACACAACATACAGCAAAGTTGTGCCGCTGGTACTTCCATCCTGCAGTgatgtaaaagaaaataaaaaccatgagattgaatggaaagaaataataaattgtaaACCAAAAATGCACAGGCTATGCATATGCTATAAGAATTCCAAATTGAGTGAACATATGTGCATGATTGTGCCTGTCTAATTAAGGTTTTATTAAATAGAATCCATTGTAGTAATCCAGAGATTGGTATGAAAGCTCGGGCCATGTTTGCTAGTGTATCTCCttaatgatttttaaatttccatAATACACAAACTAAAATCTTCCTCCCAGGAGaatttatatattgataagTAAGTTTTGGCCTAAAAAGAAGGGGGAAAGAGAGATTCAAGCTAGTAACCTCTGCCTGATTGTGCTATCTCTTGGGGTTCGGGAAGATATAGATGTATGATGTATATTAAGCAACAAGTGCAAGGGGCAATAAGCGCAAGGGGAAGATGCAGGTGTATGATGGGTAAGCACAAATTATGATATATCTGTTTGATTTCGTATTTATTTGGATGATACTCTATTATGTACTCAATTATTCTACGAAAAATCTGTCAAAGACACTAGTTCTTCCTCATATTCAATCACTTTGAATCCTAATATTTTATATActcacatattatatatatatatatatatatatatattaaatgtttTAGTGCCACCTAATATCTTATTGGAGATAAATGTGAtcaatagagagagagagagagagagagtctggGAGCTTCTGGATGAAAGGATAAGTCTTCTTTAACGACTAAATAAACACAGTGAGTCAAGTGTGAATCCAGAAGGATGGAGTACAACAGCCAAAGTTAACTTTGAGGTTAATGCGTACCGTTCCAGCACTCAACAATGCAAGTGAGATAAGATTTCCAATAAACTgcagaaaaatgaataaaaattatattacgcaataaaacttcattttggcaagttaaaaataattgataaaataataatattcttaaaaaactaaCACATAATGAGACTTGTCATGAAAAAGATCAAATGGTTCACCTGGTGACTCGCAAACAGTCCCCAGAACTCTCCATTGAATTTACCAATTACTGTTCCTTCATGCAACTTATAATCTCTTGCATGACTGCGGGCAGTGGAAGTGAGATATGTACCCTGATAGGTCATACGAGGGGttaagaaagaatttttttggCTCTACAAACTATTGCTGTAAACTACCAAGAAACTCAAAAAATCTGAAGCATGGACTTTCACCTGGCCAACCCATATAATTGAAGCAGAAAATCCAAGGTAAACAGAAGCTGGAACCATTGTATACCTAAAGAAGGAACAGATTGATGTTAAAACATATGcagttaaaaaaattcaaaattcaggtAAAAAGTGATTCAGATTATTATGTATATTAATCACAAAATAAGATACAATTGATAGTCAAATTTAAGAGCTGAGATAATGTAGTCATAGATGCCAGAAATTAACTGTAAAAACTAAATTAGTTTATGAATTCACAAGACAACTGATTAATTCAAATCAATACCATTGTGCAAGTcataaaaatttcacaaattttaaagGGTATGAATAAAATGATTGTAACCTGAGAGATTTTTTCGGACAAGTAATGCATTCTTAtcaatatcaaaaaatatagccacccaagtatacaggaagtatacaGCTGGGGACCATACAATCAATCAAGTAAGTTACAAGAATTTATCAAATCAATAACAGAACATAAAGACAAACCATGCAAAACAGACATCCAATCCAACaaagttcaaaagaaaattaatttgagaTCAGGCATAGTTCTCTTTGTGTCCTCGAAACTCCGATTGTTCCTCTCCCTCCATAAACACCACGTTAAGCAATGTTGGGCGGCCATCCACAACAATCTTTGACATCacccaacaaactccaaataaacccaacaCCATAGACCACAATTCTGCAGCTATAGGACAGTGGAGTAAAAGATGGTCAACAAATTCCCCATTGCATTTACTCATATAAAACCAATCCAAAACCAAACGTCACACATTCTTTTCCGTAAATTGCCAATCTTCAAGATTTTCCCCAATGCTGCAATCCAAATAAAGAAAGCAACTCTAGAAGGAAGACTTCCATATGCTCTTCCAAGGGAATGATTGATCACCATTTCCAAGGAGAACCTGGTAAGAACCACTCACTGTAAATCCCTTGTTTTTATCTGGTTTACAGCACAGTTTATCCTCCCCACTTCCTTTCGCTGATGCACCATAAATCATATCCAAGAAATTCAACAAAGACTCTACTTCCCAATCCTGCACAGCTCTTATATAATTGACATCCCAATGCAGTACCCCATGtgtgtataaaatatttttgttcccGAGATATATTGGTCcaatatttcataaatatatacacatAAGTTCAGCCCAGCAAGTAGATAGTATCATAATAACTCTATCTTATCTTCTATTTGATGGTAAATTTGAAAGCATTGATAACTCTCATTGCATAATTTGTTTACCTTTTGTATGAGCATAGAATATGAACTAAAACTCTTGTTCTTAAAATCTTTGTTTGATCTGATTTCAGTGATAGGATCATTTTCCTTTTCCCCCTATTACATTTGATTGATCGTTGAACTTTTAGAGTTTGATTTTGATGTACCCATAGTATGCATCCTGTGTACTTGGGCTACACTCctttttgattaattaatattgttatttgtccaaaaaaaataaaaataaataagacataAACTAGTTCATTGACTTCCATCAAGCACCCTACAACAGTTGAATATGGCTTTAGATAAATGCAAAGTTGCGACTCTTGAAACAAATGAAGATAAAACATTAATCCAATATAGTATATGGCATCCACAACTCATTTTTCTCCATAGGGCCTGTCTGGTTTTGCTTTTGGAGGGGACGAAAAGTGCTTTTAGGGGGTTAAAGCTCTTTTAGCTGCAATTGCCAAACATTTAGCAATTTCACTAAAGAGCTCCCTGTCCTCCTAATAAATAAAACGCTTTCATGCAAATATGACATCacttggtgattttttttttttttatttcttgtgcTGATTAGGAAGCTGACTCACACATTTGCAAAAGTAGcattattttattggttgggAGGACCTTTATGGCctatttgggagtttagagagggaggagagtagaggggagtagaggggaggggagtagtggggaggagagtagaggagaatgattaccctccaccttgtttggatgtttttataattagtaagggggaagggagtaattagccattccccttgtttttaacattgtaattttataaatataataagggtaaattaggtaatttactttataaataattttatgtgctctactctccctccaaatctctccaatttgggggaattaaaaa
This genomic stretch from Castanea sativa cultivar Marrone di Chiusa Pesio chromosome 9, ASM4071231v1 harbors:
- the LOC142609465 gene encoding UNC93-like protein 3 isoform X2 gives rise to the protein MPEMFIFSALPSSWSFLPMVLFRILRVPSTPYTMVPASVYLGFSASIIWVGQGTYLTSTARSHARDYKLHEGTVIGKFNGEFWGLFASHQFIGNLISLALLSAGTDGSTSGTTLLYVVFLCSMTLGTILMCFLTKKTDEGESRQPDSSVSFYSNLVSLSKSVINPLFDVRMLLVIPLIAYSGLQQAFVWAEFTKDIVTPALGESGVGGAMAVYGAFDAICSLAAGRLTSGPKSITLIVSGGASIQAIVFLWLLLAYRLTSGVLGIMYPLLMAAILGIGDGVFNTQLSALLGILFKHDMEGAFAQLKVWQSASIAVVFFLSPYISLKAMLVIMLAALCISYAGFLVLTLKVEKAFSSSSS
- the LOC142609465 gene encoding UNC93-like protein 3 isoform X1, which gives rise to MDEEAPLVGDKLVEIPKKNHARDVHILSSAFLLVFLAYGAVQNLESTLNTEEDLGTTSLGILYVSFTFFSLVASMVVRGLGSKNALVLGTTGYWLFLAANLKPSWYTMVPASVYLGFSASIIWVGQGTYLTSTARSHARDYKLHEGTVIGKFNGEFWGLFASHQFIGNLISLALLSAGTDGSTSGTTLLYVVFLCSMTLGTILMCFLTKKTDEGESRQPDSSVSFYSNLVSLSKSVINPLFDVRMLLVIPLIAYSGLQQAFVWAEFTKDIVTPALGESGVGGAMAVYGAFDAICSLAAGRLTSGPKSITLIVSGGASIQAIVFLWLLLAYRLTSGVLGIMYPLLMAAILGIGDGVFNTQLSALLGILFKHDMEGAFAQLKVWQSASIAVVFFLSPYISLKAMLVIMLAALCISYAGFLVLTLKVEKAFSSSSS